A part of Pararhizobium sp. A13 genomic DNA contains:
- the pheT gene encoding phenylalanine--tRNA ligase subunit beta, producing MKFTLSWLKDHLETDATLEQICERLTAIGLEVEDVDDKAAFKPFVIAKVVSAEKHPQADKLKVLMVDTGTGAPVQVVCGAPNARAGLVGAFAAPGNYVPGIDVTLSVGNIRGVESHGMMCSEKELQISDSHDGIIDLPDDAPVGTSFAAYAGLDDPMIEINLTPNRPDCTSVHGIARDLAASGLGKLKAAPQPSFKVEGETTTKVKLDLGEDTHLCPGFALRLVRGVRNGPSPKWMQQRLLAIGLRPINALVDVTNYLTFDQGRPLHVFDAAKVTGNLTVRRAKEGEKVLALDTREYTLSPSNVIIADEDGIESIGGIMGGEHSGCDETTTDVLIESALWDPMNIAKTGRTLGIISDARYRFERGADPEYMVPGLERATQLILDMCGGIAAKTDVVGYAGHTPKIVDFPVSEVKRLTGLEVSSDEAVSILRGLGFGVTGSGERVSVSVPSWRPDVDGKADLVEEVMRIHGVDNIKPEPIESLGTVNGKILTTLQIRTRLAKRALAARGMLEAVTWSFISKAQAELFGGGAAALSLANPIAADMSDMRPSLLPGLLTAAQRNADKGFGDVAIFEVSGTYENDTPAGQRRVAGGIRRGTASLAGAGRSWSNAAKGGGKPVDVFDAKADAIAVLEACGVPMGNVQFEAGGPSWYHPGRSGTIKLGPKIVLGHFGEFHPKTLAALDVSGALSGFEVYVDAMPEPKKKATRTKPALELSPFQAVRRDFAFVVDRSVEAGAILKAASSADRKLVTGVNVFDVFEGASLGEGKKSVAIEVVIQPAERTLTDEDFEALTGKIIANVTKSTGGVLRA from the coding sequence ATGAAATTCACACTCTCCTGGCTGAAAGACCATCTGGAAACGGATGCGACCCTTGAACAGATCTGCGAGCGCCTGACGGCGATCGGGCTGGAGGTCGAGGATGTCGACGACAAGGCCGCGTTCAAGCCTTTTGTCATCGCCAAGGTCGTCTCGGCGGAAAAGCATCCGCAGGCCGACAAGCTGAAGGTGCTGATGGTCGATACCGGCACCGGCGCCCCCGTTCAGGTCGTCTGCGGCGCGCCGAATGCGCGCGCCGGTCTCGTCGGCGCCTTTGCAGCGCCTGGCAACTACGTGCCCGGAATCGACGTGACGCTGTCCGTCGGCAATATCCGCGGCGTCGAGAGCCACGGCATGATGTGTTCGGAAAAGGAGCTGCAGATTTCCGACAGCCACGACGGCATCATCGATCTCCCGGACGATGCACCGGTCGGCACGAGCTTCGCCGCCTATGCCGGGCTCGACGACCCGATGATCGAGATCAATCTGACGCCGAACCGTCCGGACTGCACCAGCGTCCACGGCATCGCCCGCGATCTGGCGGCCTCCGGTCTCGGCAAGTTGAAGGCGGCACCGCAGCCGAGCTTCAAGGTGGAAGGCGAGACGACGACCAAGGTGAAGCTCGATCTCGGTGAAGACACCCATCTGTGCCCCGGTTTTGCGCTTCGCCTGGTGCGCGGCGTCAGGAACGGCCCCAGCCCGAAATGGATGCAGCAGCGGCTGCTGGCCATTGGCTTGCGGCCGATCAATGCGCTGGTCGACGTCACCAACTACCTGACCTTCGACCAGGGCCGGCCGTTGCACGTCTTCGACGCCGCCAAGGTCACGGGCAACCTCACCGTTCGCCGCGCCAAGGAGGGCGAAAAGGTTCTGGCGCTCGACACCCGCGAATACACGCTCTCACCATCGAACGTCATCATTGCCGATGAAGACGGCATCGAATCGATCGGCGGCATCATGGGTGGCGAACATTCCGGCTGCGACGAGACCACGACCGACGTGCTGATCGAGTCGGCGCTCTGGGACCCGATGAACATCGCCAAGACCGGCCGCACGCTCGGCATCATCAGCGATGCCCGCTACCGCTTCGAGCGTGGGGCAGATCCGGAGTACATGGTGCCCGGCCTCGAGCGCGCCACACAGCTGATCCTCGACATGTGCGGCGGCATCGCCGCGAAGACAGACGTGGTCGGCTATGCCGGCCACACGCCGAAGATCGTCGATTTCCCGGTTTCCGAGGTCAAGCGCCTGACGGGCCTGGAAGTAAGCTCGGACGAAGCCGTTTCGATCCTCAGGGGTCTCGGCTTCGGCGTGACGGGCTCCGGTGAACGCGTCTCCGTGTCCGTTCCCTCCTGGCGGCCGGATGTCGATGGCAAGGCGGACCTCGTTGAAGAAGTCATGCGCATCCATGGCGTCGACAACATCAAGCCGGAGCCGATCGAAAGCCTCGGCACCGTGAACGGCAAGATCCTGACGACGCTGCAGATCCGCACGCGGCTCGCCAAGCGGGCGCTTGCCGCGCGCGGCATGCTGGAGGCGGTCACCTGGTCGTTCATCTCGAAAGCGCAGGCCGAGCTTTTTGGCGGCGGCGCTGCAGCCCTTTCGCTGGCTAATCCGATCGCCGCCGACATGTCCGACATGCGGCCGTCGCTGCTGCCGGGCCTTTTGACCGCGGCGCAGCGCAACGCCGACAAGGGCTTTGGCGACGTGGCGATCTTCGAGGTTTCCGGCACCTATGAAAACGACACCCCGGCCGGCCAGCGCCGCGTTGCCGGCGGCATCCGCCGCGGCACCGCGTCGCTTGCCGGGGCGGGGCGTTCCTGGTCGAATGCGGCAAAGGGCGGCGGCAAGCCGGTCGATGTCTTCGACGCCAAGGCTGACGCGATTGCCGTTCTCGAGGCCTGCGGCGTGCCGATGGGCAATGTCCAGTTCGAAGCCGGCGGTCCCTCCTGGTACCATCCGGGCCGTTCCGGCACGATCAAGCTCGGCCCGAAGATCGTGCTTGGCCATTTCGGGGAATTCCACCCGAAGACGCTGGCAGCGCTCGACGTTTCCGGCGCGCTCTCAGGCTTCGAAGTCTATGTCGACGCGATGCCCGAGCCGAAGAAGAAGGCCACCCGCACCAAGCCGGCGCTGGAGCTTTCGCCCTTCCAGGCCGTCAGGCGCGACTTTGCCTTCGTGGTCGACAGATCAGTCGAAGCCGGCGCCATCCTCAAGGCGGCGTCGAGTGCGGACCGCAAGCTGGTGACCGGCGTCAACGTCTTCGACGTCTTCGAAGGCGCATCGCTCGGCGAAGGCAAGAAGTCGGTGGCGATCGAAGTCGTGATCCAGCCTGCCGAACGCACGCTGACCGACGAGGATTTCGAAGCCCTGACCGGCAAGATCATCGCCAATGTGACGAAGAGCACGGGCGGCGTTTTGCGGGCCTAA
- a CDS encoding aldo/keto reductase, producing MKIRKLGQDLTVSAVGLGCMGMSFAYGASDEQESIRTLHRAVDLGVTFFDTAEVYGPYENEILLGKALKDVRDRVTIATKFGFRIAAGKSPSETIIGVDGGPENAKAVAEASLKRLGTDVIDLYYQHRVDPSVPIEETVGAMAELVREGKVRTLGLSEASAATIRRAHAVHPIAAVQSEYSLWTRDPEDEVLETCRELGIGFVPYSPLGRGMLTGAIRNVDDLGKDDFRRNLPRFQAENLDANAALVETLKTIADGKGVTAAQLALAWVLHQGDFIVPIPGARKLNHLEQNVAAAEITLSAAELTTLGDALSPNRVAGKRYSDASLALTNR from the coding sequence ATGAAAATCCGCAAACTTGGACAGGATCTCACCGTCTCGGCCGTCGGCCTCGGCTGCATGGGCATGAGCTTTGCCTATGGCGCATCGGACGAACAGGAATCGATCCGCACCCTGCATCGCGCCGTCGATCTCGGCGTGACCTTCTTCGATACCGCCGAAGTCTATGGCCCTTATGAAAACGAGATCCTGCTGGGCAAGGCGCTGAAGGATGTTCGCGATCGCGTGACCATTGCCACCAAATTCGGCTTCCGGATCGCCGCTGGAAAGTCCCCCAGCGAGACCATCATCGGCGTCGATGGCGGCCCGGAAAATGCCAAGGCCGTCGCCGAGGCCTCGTTGAAGCGCCTCGGCACCGATGTCATCGACCTCTACTACCAGCATCGCGTCGATCCCTCGGTGCCGATCGAGGAGACGGTCGGTGCGATGGCAGAACTGGTGCGCGAAGGCAAGGTGCGCACGCTTGGCCTGTCGGAGGCAAGTGCTGCCACCATCCGCCGTGCGCATGCCGTTCACCCGATCGCCGCTGTCCAGAGCGAATATTCACTATGGACCCGCGATCCTGAGGACGAGGTGCTCGAGACCTGCCGCGAGCTCGGTATCGGCTTCGTGCCCTACAGCCCGCTCGGGCGCGGTATGCTGACGGGCGCCATTCGCAACGTGGACGATCTCGGAAAGGACGACTTCCGCCGCAACCTGCCGCGCTTCCAGGCGGAAAATCTCGATGCCAATGCGGCGCTTGTCGAAACGCTGAAGACGATAGCTGATGGCAAGGGCGTCACGGCTGCGCAGCTGGCGCTTGCCTGGGTGCTGCACCAGGGCGATTTCATCGTGCCCATCCCCGGCGCCCGCAAGCTCAACCATCTGGAACAGAATGTTGCCGCCGCGGAGATCACTCTGTCTGCCGCAGAACTGACGACACTCGGCGACGCCCTATCGCCGAACCGGGTGGCGGGCAAGCGCTATTCGGACGCCTCGCTGGCGCTGACGAACAGATGA
- a CDS encoding Gfo/Idh/MocA family oxidoreductase, whose product MLRFGILSTAKIGRELVVPAIQDAENCVVTAIASRDLSKARDMADRFSVPHAFGSYEEMLASDLIDAVYIPLPTSQHVEWSIKAADAGKHVLCEKPIALKASEIGAVIEARDRNKVLISEAYMVTYSPVWRKVRSLLQDGAVGKLRHVQGAFTYYNRDAANMRNKPELGGGGLPDIGVYPAITTRFVTGKEPIRVQANTDRDPEFGTDIYSSVRADFGDFELSFYISTQLAARQVMVFHGDKGFIEVKSPFNADRYGAEELELTNQNHSQSQLFRFQDARQYKLEAEAFSRAARGGTEEVVTLESSVNNQKLIDAIYRASQKDGWEPV is encoded by the coding sequence ATGTTGCGCTTCGGTATTCTGTCGACGGCCAAGATCGGCCGCGAACTCGTTGTTCCTGCCATCCAGGACGCGGAAAACTGCGTCGTCACGGCCATTGCCAGCCGCGATCTCTCCAAAGCGCGCGACATGGCCGACCGTTTCTCGGTGCCGCACGCCTTCGGCTCCTACGAGGAAATGCTGGCTTCCGACCTCATCGACGCCGTCTACATTCCGCTGCCCACCTCGCAGCATGTCGAGTGGTCGATCAAGGCCGCCGATGCCGGCAAACACGTGCTTTGCGAGAAACCGATCGCGCTCAAGGCGTCCGAGATCGGCGCCGTGATCGAGGCGCGTGACCGCAACAAGGTGCTGATTTCCGAAGCCTATATGGTCACCTACAGTCCCGTCTGGCGTAAAGTCCGCTCGCTGCTGCAGGACGGTGCTGTCGGCAAGCTGCGCCACGTTCAGGGCGCCTTCACCTACTACAATCGCGATGCCGCCAATATGCGCAACAAGCCGGAACTCGGCGGCGGCGGACTGCCTGACATCGGCGTCTATCCAGCGATCACGACCCGTTTCGTCACCGGCAAGGAGCCGATCCGGGTGCAGGCCAATACCGACCGCGATCCGGAATTTGGCACCGACATATACTCGAGCGTGCGCGCCGATTTCGGCGACTTTGAATTGAGCTTCTACATCTCCACCCAGCTTGCCGCCCGCCAGGTAATGGTCTTCCACGGCGACAAGGGCTTCATTGAAGTGAAGTCGCCGTTCAATGCCGACCGCTACGGTGCCGAAGAATTGGAACTGACCAACCAGAACCACTCGCAATCACAACTTTTCCGCTTCCAAGATGCGCGGCAGTACAAGCTCGAAGCCGAAGCTTTTTCGCGCGCGGCAAGGGGCGGGACGGAAGAGGTGGTGACGCTGGAAAGCTCGGTGAACAACCAGAAGCTCATCGATGCGATCTACCGCGCCAGCCAGAAGGATGGCTGGGAGCCGGTCTGA
- a CDS encoding aldo/keto reductase has protein sequence MEKRTLGRTGLSIAPLVFGGNVFGWTADEKTSFQLLDAFFDAGFNAVDTADAYSTWVPGNSGGESETIIGKWLKQSGRARDEAVIVTKVGSEMGPDRKGLSAKWILQAVEDSLRRLQTDHIDVYLSHWPDAETPYAETLGAYDTLLQQGKVRHVGASNLSAEQLRSALDVSKEKNLPRYAVLQPEYNLYDRASFDGPLRNLCMAEEIGVITYFGLARGFLSGKYRSHRDLEGSARGGGIGKYLDGRGMRILGALDEVAADTGNTQAEIALAWIMARKGVTAPISSATNLTQLESLMKAALIRLSDEACHLLTEASE, from the coding sequence ATGGAAAAGCGAACCCTCGGCCGCACCGGCCTGTCCATCGCGCCGCTGGTCTTCGGCGGCAATGTCTTCGGCTGGACCGCGGATGAAAAGACCTCGTTTCAATTGCTCGACGCCTTCTTCGACGCAGGCTTCAATGCTGTCGATACCGCAGACGCCTATTCCACCTGGGTTCCAGGCAATAGCGGCGGCGAATCCGAAACGATCATCGGCAAATGGCTGAAACAGTCGGGCCGTGCCCGGGACGAGGCCGTGATCGTCACCAAGGTCGGCTCCGAAATGGGGCCAGACAGGAAGGGGCTGTCGGCAAAATGGATCCTGCAGGCCGTCGAGGATTCCCTGCGCCGGCTGCAGACCGATCATATCGACGTCTACCTGTCGCACTGGCCGGATGCCGAAACGCCCTATGCGGAAACGCTGGGCGCCTATGATACACTTCTGCAGCAGGGCAAGGTTCGCCATGTCGGAGCGTCCAATCTGAGCGCCGAGCAGTTGCGGTCCGCACTCGATGTTTCGAAAGAGAAGAACCTGCCGCGCTACGCGGTGCTGCAGCCGGAATACAATCTCTATGACCGCGCTTCTTTCGACGGTCCGCTGCGAAATCTCTGCATGGCCGAAGAGATCGGCGTGATCACCTATTTCGGCCTTGCGAGAGGTTTTCTTTCGGGAAAATATCGCTCGCACAGGGACCTGGAGGGTTCGGCACGCGGCGGCGGCATCGGCAAATATCTCGATGGCCGCGGCATGCGCATCCTGGGCGCGCTGGATGAGGTGGCGGCAGATACCGGCAACACGCAGGCAGAGATTGCTCTTGCCTGGATCATGGCACGCAAGGGCGTCACGGCGCCGATTTCCAGCGCGACGAACCTGACCCAGCTTGAAAGTCTGATGAAGGCGGCCTTGATCCGCCTTTCCGACGAAGCCTGCCACCTCTTAACCGAGGCCAGCGAATAG
- a CDS encoding nuclear transport factor 2 family protein — MTDEQAIGTVVHLYVDGMAFCNEAALRKAFHPDAKIIGNYEGAVEWMSRDDFIAAILAEPPAPPGTQPLMDIEITDIEGDAAFVKVTDEFAGMRFTDYLSLLKIGGHWLIVNKLYHLHR, encoded by the coding sequence ATGACCGACGAACAGGCAATTGGCACAGTCGTTCACCTCTATGTCGACGGCATGGCGTTTTGCAACGAGGCAGCCCTGCGCAAGGCCTTCCATCCGGATGCGAAGATCATCGGCAACTATGAGGGTGCGGTCGAATGGATGTCCCGCGACGATTTCATCGCCGCCATCCTCGCCGAACCGCCGGCCCCGCCCGGAACCCAGCCCCTGATGGATATCGAGATCACCGACATCGAGGGCGACGCCGCCTTCGTCAAGGTCACCGACGAATTTGCCGGTATGCGCTTCACCGACTACCTGTCCCTGTTGAAAATCGGCGGCCACTGGCTGATCGTCAACAAGCTGTACCATTTGCATCGGTAG
- a CDS encoding NAD(P)H-dependent oxidoreductase encodes MRFLVVLSHPLAGSFAGSIAATAKTALEKNGHSVDLLDLYTEDFDPRLSEAERRGYFDVPYNTSAVDDIVARLKAADGLILVFPQWWFNFPAILKGFFDRVFAPGIAFDHEQAGGRIIPRLTNIKSFWALTTTGSPWWVVKLYMGDPVRRLLKRGIAAFCAKDVQFRMISLHDMDRVTAKQRAAHLAKIEKAIARI; translated from the coding sequence ATGCGCTTCCTCGTCGTCCTCTCCCATCCCTTGGCCGGCAGTTTTGCCGGGAGTATCGCTGCGACTGCGAAGACAGCGCTGGAGAAGAACGGCCACAGCGTCGATCTGCTCGACCTCTACACGGAGGATTTCGACCCACGCCTCAGCGAAGCGGAACGGCGGGGCTATTTCGACGTCCCCTACAATACCTCGGCCGTCGACGATATCGTCGCGCGGCTCAAGGCGGCGGACGGGTTGATCCTGGTCTTTCCGCAATGGTGGTTCAATTTCCCGGCGATCCTGAAAGGTTTCTTCGACCGCGTCTTTGCCCCAGGCATCGCCTTCGATCATGAACAAGCCGGCGGCCGCATCATTCCACGCCTGACCAATATCAAGTCGTTCTGGGCGCTGACGACGACCGGTTCGCCCTGGTGGGTCGTCAAGCTCTATATGGGCGACCCGGTCCGCCGCCTGTTGAAGCGCGGCATCGCCGCCTTCTGCGCCAAGGATGTACAGTTCCGGATGATCTCGTTGCACGACATGGATCGCGTGACGGCGAAGCAGCGCGCGGCGCATCTGGCCAAGATCGAAAAGGCGATCGCGCGGATTTGA
- a CDS encoding GNAT family N-acetyltransferase, with translation MAVEIRDAALGDEADWRRLWAGYVAFYRVVVSTDVTTTTWGRIVDPGSPLFMRVAVLDGHVVGFALCLLHEATWVKEPVCYLEDLFLDEAARGKGIGKALLDDLVEKAKANGWARLYWHTDEGNETARRLYDKYTEADGHVRYRMSF, from the coding sequence ATGGCGGTTGAGATACGGGACGCGGCGCTGGGCGACGAAGCGGACTGGCGCAGACTTTGGGCGGGCTATGTCGCTTTTTACCGGGTGGTGGTATCCACGGACGTGACGACAACGACGTGGGGCCGGATCGTCGACCCTGGCTCGCCGCTGTTCATGCGCGTCGCGGTGCTGGACGGCCACGTCGTCGGCTTTGCCCTCTGCCTTTTGCATGAGGCGACCTGGGTGAAGGAGCCGGTCTGCTATCTGGAGGACCTTTTCCTCGACGAGGCGGCGCGCGGAAAGGGCATCGGCAAGGCGCTGCTGGATGATCTCGTCGAGAAGGCCAAGGCGAATGGCTGGGCCCGCCTTTACTGGCATACCGACGAGGGCAATGAAACCGCACGGCGGCTCTACGACAAATATACCGAGGCCGACGGCCATGTCCGGTACCGGATGAGTTTTTAG
- the xseA gene encoding exodeoxyribonuclease VII large subunit, whose amino-acid sequence MSSFFDSDSPTNLTEYSVSELSGSIKRTVEQAFDQVRVRGEISGYRGPHSSGHAYFSLKDDKARIDAVIWKGTMSRLKFRPEEGMEVIATGKVTTFPGSSKYQIVIETLEPAGAGALMALIEERKRKLGAEGLFDQTRKRPLPYMPRIIGVVTSPTGAVIRDILHRISDRFPVHVIVWPVRVQGEGSGSEVAAAIEGFNAFTAGGPIARPDLLIVARGGGSLEDLWSFNDEAVVRAAANSQIPLISAVGHETDWTLIDYASDQRAPTPTGAAEMAVPVKADLEASVSGLSARLKAAVTRQMDNRRHNVRALTRALPSLDQLLALPRRRFDEASAGLGRGLQMNTANKRRAFERTAAHLRPDVLSNRIYERRQKLSEHMIRAERVVERLIHRSAARVSSADASLRTFPGRLLSQIHRSQDRLTGLAGRADNALLADLRRRRSTIVAQDRILQSLSYRNVLKRGYALVRDETGAPVKAASALSLNQAIAIEFADGSINAMTTEGGAPTPPQPLKKRAERPPRAEPPKQGSLF is encoded by the coding sequence ATGAGCTCTTTCTTCGATTCCGATTCGCCCACCAATCTCACCGAATATTCGGTTTCAGAGCTGTCCGGTTCTATCAAGCGCACGGTCGAGCAGGCCTTCGACCAGGTGCGGGTGCGCGGCGAGATTTCCGGTTATCGCGGCCCGCATTCCTCGGGGCACGCCTATTTTTCCCTGAAAGACGACAAGGCGCGGATCGATGCGGTCATCTGGAAAGGGACGATGAGCCGGCTGAAATTCCGGCCCGAAGAAGGCATGGAGGTGATCGCCACCGGCAAGGTGACGACCTTCCCCGGTTCGTCGAAATACCAGATCGTCATCGAGACGCTGGAGCCGGCCGGCGCCGGGGCGCTGATGGCGTTGATCGAGGAGCGCAAGCGCAAGCTCGGCGCCGAGGGGCTTTTCGATCAGACGCGAAAACGGCCCCTGCCCTATATGCCGCGTATCATCGGCGTCGTGACGTCACCGACTGGCGCGGTTATCCGCGATATCCTGCACCGGATTTCGGATCGTTTCCCCGTTCATGTCATCGTCTGGCCCGTGCGGGTCCAGGGCGAAGGCTCGGGCAGTGAAGTGGCGGCAGCAATCGAGGGCTTCAACGCCTTCACTGCGGGCGGCCCGATCGCCCGGCCGGACCTGCTGATCGTCGCCCGCGGCGGCGGCAGCCTCGAAGACCTCTGGAGCTTCAACGACGAGGCCGTGGTGCGTGCCGCAGCCAATTCACAGATCCCACTGATCTCTGCGGTTGGCCACGAAACCGACTGGACGCTGATCGACTATGCGAGCGACCAGCGGGCGCCGACACCGACGGGAGCTGCGGAAATGGCCGTGCCGGTGAAGGCCGATCTGGAGGCGAGTGTCTCGGGCCTCTCTGCGCGTCTGAAGGCGGCGGTGACACGGCAGATGGACAATCGGCGGCACAACGTTCGTGCGCTGACACGGGCGCTGCCCTCGCTCGACCAGCTACTCGCCTTGCCGCGCCGCCGCTTCGACGAGGCATCGGCAGGGCTGGGGCGCGGCTTGCAGATGAACACTGCCAACAAGCGGCGTGCCTTCGAGCGTACGGCCGCACATTTGCGCCCGGATGTTCTGTCGAACCGGATCTACGAGCGGCGGCAGAAACTATCGGAGCATATGATCCGCGCGGAACGCGTCGTCGAACGCCTTATCCATCGTTCTGCTGCCAGGGTTTCGTCGGCTGATGCGTCGCTCAGAACCTTCCCCGGCCGGCTGCTTAGCCAGATTCACCGTTCGCAGGATCGCCTGACAGGCCTTGCAGGCAGAGCCGACAACGCGCTCCTGGCCGATCTGCGGCGGCGACGCAGCACAATCGTGGCGCAGGACCGCATCCTGCAGTCGCTGTCCTATCGCAACGTGTTGAAGCGTGGCTATGCGCTGGTGCGCGACGAGACGGGAGCCCCGGTCAAGGCGGCCTCAGCCCTCTCGCTGAACCAGGCGATCGCGATCGAATTCGCCGACGGGTCTATCAACGCCATGACCACCGAAGGCGGCGCTCCGACGCCGCCCCAGCCACTGAAGAAGCGCGCGGAAAGGCCGCCACGGGCCGAGCCGCCGAAGCAGGGCAGCCTGTTCTAA
- a CDS encoding LysR family transcriptional regulator codes for MNRNHLAQLAVLSTVAAHRSFRAAAKELGVAPSAVSHAISTLEESLGVRLLARTTRSVAPTEEGTVLLERLRPALEQIGVALEAVVEAKGQPSGNLRITAPRFAADLLIAPRLGEFLGLYPDITLEIADEDGFTDIVREGFDAGIRLEESLEADMIAVKIGPSLRGAIVASPTYFEHFPIPQHPRDLVHHRCIRRRFSNGTLYNWEFEKGGQELTIPIDGPLILGEDRPIITAAIGGAGLTYAFETRVVEHIAAGRLVRVLEDWCPPYPGPYLYYVSRRQMRPALRAFIDFFRYSG; via the coding sequence ATGAACAGGAACCACCTCGCCCAACTCGCCGTCCTTTCCACCGTCGCGGCGCATCGCAGTTTTCGCGCGGCCGCGAAAGAACTCGGCGTCGCGCCGTCGGCGGTCAGCCACGCCATCTCGACGCTGGAGGAGAGCCTTGGCGTTCGGCTGCTCGCCCGCACCACGCGGAGCGTCGCGCCGACGGAGGAAGGCACGGTGCTGTTGGAGCGCCTGCGTCCGGCATTGGAGCAAATCGGCGTTGCGCTGGAGGCCGTCGTCGAGGCGAAAGGCCAGCCCTCCGGCAATCTGCGCATCACCGCGCCGCGCTTTGCTGCCGACCTCCTGATCGCGCCGCGGCTTGGCGAATTCCTCGGTCTCTATCCGGATATCACGCTGGAGATCGCCGACGAGGACGGGTTTACCGATATCGTCCGCGAGGGCTTCGATGCCGGCATCAGGCTCGAGGAAAGCCTGGAGGCCGACATGATCGCAGTCAAGATCGGCCCGTCATTGCGGGGCGCCATCGTCGCCTCGCCCACCTATTTCGAACATTTTCCGATCCCGCAGCATCCGCGCGATCTCGTCCATCACCGCTGCATCCGCCGCCGCTTTTCCAACGGCACGCTCTACAATTGGGAGTTCGAGAAGGGCGGACAGGAACTGACCATTCCGATCGACGGGCCACTGATCCTTGGCGAGGACCGGCCGATCATCACCGCCGCAATCGGCGGCGCGGGATTGACCTATGCCTTCGAGACGCGGGTGGTGGAGCATATCGCGGCGGGGCGGCTGGTCAGGGTGCTGGAGGACTGGTGCCCGCCCTATCCCGGCCCTTATCTCTACTATGTGAGCCGACGACAGATGCGCCCGGCGCTACGCGCCTTCATCGATTTCTTCCGCTATTCCGGCTGA
- a CDS encoding ASCH domain-containing protein, with protein MSELPDRLKGAVTFSFGDSPTMADELLALVLDGRKTATCGRVNDFGEGKETLPVVGRRDVVLDGAGRPAAVIETMEVAVRRFEEVDEAFAYAEGEGFRTLDDWREGHERYFRRNGGFSPDMELVCERFRLVEVLERQI; from the coding sequence ATGAGCGAGCTTCCGGACCGGCTGAAAGGTGCGGTGACGTTCTCCTTTGGCGATTCGCCAACGATGGCGGACGAACTGCTGGCGCTGGTCCTTGACGGCAGGAAGACGGCGACCTGTGGGCGCGTCAACGATTTCGGCGAGGGTAAGGAAACCTTGCCAGTCGTCGGCCGCCGCGATGTTGTGCTCGACGGCGCCGGCCGCCCGGCAGCCGTTATCGAAACAATGGAGGTCGCCGTCCGCAGATTCGAGGAGGTGGACGAGGCCTTCGCCTACGCGGAAGGCGAGGGTTTTCGGACGCTGGACGACTGGCGTGAAGGGCATGAGCGCTATTTCCGCCGCAATGGCGGCTTCTCCCCCGATATGGAACTCGTCTGCGAGCGCTTCCGCCTTGTTGAAGTGCTGGAACGCCAAATTTAG